From the Nostoc sp. PCC 7107 genome, the window GGGGCTAATAAGCCTCTTTTACCCCCTTTTGAAGGGGGTCGCCGCAGGCGGGGGGATCTTAACTGAACTGTATTGACTTATAATTCTGTCTACCTACTTAGACACTGCTAATTTATCAGTGTTTATCTGTTGATTCAAATATTTGTTTAACTTTGCGCCTCAATTTGTCTGACTACTGTCAACGCTGAGTAACTTACGCCAGCTGTACCTTCGCCGGGATGGGTAGAGTCGCCGACTAACCACAGCGAATTAATTGGTGTGCGGTTAGCAAAACCAAAGGGGCCAAAGGTGGGGATTCTTTGACCGATGCCCCCAACTATACCGCGATCGCGCCCGGTGTAATGGGCAAAGGTGCGGGGTGTGGCGGCTTCTTGATAAATGATGGTTTCGGGTTTGAGATAGAAATATTTGTTGAGATGTGCGATCGCTTGTTCTGTATACTTTTGTTTCAGACTTAGATAATCTGAAGTCTGCCACCATTGTTGATAATCAACGAAGGATGAAGCAATAATTGTTGCTTTACCTTCTGGGGCGCGACCATCACCAGAATGACTCACGGAAACAAACAAGGAATTATTCTCGCCAATTGGGCCATTGGCATCGTATAAAAATTGTAAATGGGGTGGACAATCTAAAGGAATTGCACTCGCATCTACACCCAAATACACCACAAACGCCCCTGATGCTGGCGGGAGTTTTTCGACTCGCTGTTTGTATCCTAATGGAACTTGATCACCCAATAACTGCACTAAATTTTGGACTGTAACATTAGCAACTACATGATCGGCTGGTTCTGTCCAGACTTCGCCTGTTTTCTGGTTTCTAATCACAACGGCGCTGGCTTGACCATTTTCTACTTTGATGTGTTCAACAGTATGACGCATTAATAACCGTCCGCCATCTCTTTCTAAAGCTGCAACTAGGCGATCGCTCAAAACCTGCATACTACCTTGGAGGTGATACAATCCTTGGGGCAGTTGGGAGACACTTAACGCCGTGGCTGCATATAGTAATGCTGTTTCGTCAGCGCTGACCTGAGAATACAACTTCAGTTGCAAATCTAAAAAGGTTCGCAAACGTTGGTCATTACCCAGTCCGCATAACCTTAAAGCATCACCCACTGTTAATAATGTGAAAGGCGCAGTAATCAAGGTGTTGGGACGTACGGCTTGAATTAATTGCCATAAATCCCACAAGTTACGCGGTGGTAACACTGGGTCACGTCCTTGGAATTCCCAACTTGCAGCAAATAAACTCGCCATTAACTGCCAGAATGGTTCACTATCTGGAAATTGCCGTTGTCCTTCCTCGCGCCATTTATCTTGGTCACGCCAAACATTAATCGGTGTGCTTTCCCCAGGTAAATAAACCGCACAAGCAGGGTCACAAGGGGTAGCATCTGGTAAATCAATTTCTAGTTCAGCAAAGATACGGTGGTGAATTCCCCCTGGTTCTAATCCAGCAACTTGGGTTGCACCAACATCAAAGGTGAACCCTTGACGTTTAAATGTAGAAGCACAGCCTCCCGGTACAATGGCTTGGTCGAGGACTAAAACGCTGTAACCACGATGGGCTAATAACGCCGCCGCCGTCAGTCCGCCAATACCGGCACCAATTACCACAACACGAGATTTACTTTTGTCAATAGCAGCACTGGACATTGATATCTACTTTATATTTCTTAATATTTCTATTCATAATTTTAG encodes:
- the crtD gene encoding C-3',4' desaturase CrtD; the protein is MSSAAIDKSKSRVVVIGAGIGGLTAAALLAHRGYSVLVLDQAIVPGGCASTFKRQGFTFDVGATQVAGLEPGGIHHRIFAELEIDLPDATPCDPACAVYLPGESTPINVWRDQDKWREEGQRQFPDSEPFWQLMASLFAASWEFQGRDPVLPPRNLWDLWQLIQAVRPNTLITAPFTLLTVGDALRLCGLGNDQRLRTFLDLQLKLYSQVSADETALLYAATALSVSQLPQGLYHLQGSMQVLSDRLVAALERDGGRLLMRHTVEHIKVENGQASAVVIRNQKTGEVWTEPADHVVANVTVQNLVQLLGDQVPLGYKQRVEKLPPASGAFVVYLGVDASAIPLDCPPHLQFLYDANGPIGENNSLFVSVSHSGDGRAPEGKATIIASSFVDYQQWWQTSDYLSLKQKYTEQAIAHLNKYFYLKPETIIYQEAATPRTFAHYTGRDRGIVGGIGQRIPTFGPFGFANRTPINSLWLVGDSTHPGEGTAGVSYSALTVVRQIEAQS